One Setaria italica strain Yugu1 chromosome II, Setaria_italica_v2.0, whole genome shotgun sequence DNA segment encodes these proteins:
- the LOC101768617 gene encoding scarecrow-like protein 23, whose product MLQGVLSRAPATDAAAAAAMKAKRAPVSPDEKGDGDGCPARGKRQQLLGLGPAAAAEEGPETRGLRLLSLLLRCAEAVAMDQLTEARELLPEIGELASPFGSSPERVAAYFGDALCARVLSSYLGAYSPLALRPLAAAQSRRVAGAFQSYNALSPLVKFSHFTANQAILQALDGEDRLHVIDLDIMQGLQWPGLFHILASRPRKPRSIRITGLGASLDVLEATGRRLADFATSLGLPFEFHPIEGKIGHVADAAALLGPRHHHQQQDEATVVHWMHHCLYDVTGSDVGTVRLLRTLRPKLITIVEQDLGHSGDFLGRFVEALHYYSALFDALGDGAGAAEEEAAERHAVERQLLGAEIRNIVAVGGPKRTGEVRVERWSDELRRAGFRPVSLAGSPATQARLLLGMYPWKGYTLVEEDACLKLGWKDLSLLTASAWEPADDDTVAAAPTPRHGSQET is encoded by the coding sequence ATGCTCCAGGGCGTGCTGTCCCGCGCGCCCGCCACcgacgcggcggcagcggcagcgatgAAGGCCAAGCGGGCTCCGGTGTCCCCCGACGAAAAGGGGGACGGGGATGGGTGCCCCGCGCGGGGGAAGCGGCAGCAGCTGCTTGGGCtgggccccgccgcggcggcggaggaagggccGGAGACGCGGGGGCTGCGGCTGCTCAGCCTCCTGCTGCGGTGCGCGGAGGCGGTGGCCATGGACCAGCTGACGGAGGCGCGGGAGCTGCTCCCGGAAATCGGCGAGCTGGCGTCGCCGTTCGGGTCGTCCCCGGAGCGCGTGGCGGCCTACTTCGGGGACGCGCTGTGCGCGCGCGTGCTCAGCTCCTACCTGGGCGCCTACTCGCCGCTGGCGCTCCGCCCGCTGGCGGCCGCGCAGAGCCGCCGCGTCGCGGGCGCGTTCCAGTCGTACAACGCGCTGTCGCCGCTCGTCAAGTTCTCGCACTTCACCGCCAACCAGGCCATCCTGCAGGCGCTCGACGGCGAGGACCGCCTCCACGTGATCGACCTCGACATCATGCAGGGCCTGCAGTGGCCCGGGCTCTTCCACATCCTCGCCTCCCGCCCGCGCAAGCCGCGCTCGATCCGGATCACCGGGCTCGGCGCCTCGCTCGACGTGCTCGaggccaccggccgccgcctcgccgactTCGCCACCTCCCTCGGCCTGCCCTTCGAGTTCCACCCCATCGAGGGGAAGATCGGGCacgtcgcggacgccgcggCCCTCCTCGgcccgcgccaccaccaccagcagcaggacGAGGCCACCGTCGTGCACTGGATGCACCACTGCCTTTACGACGTGACGGGGTCGGACGTGGGCACGGTGCGGCTGCTCAGGACCCTGCGCCCGAAGCTGATCACCATCGTGGAGCAGGACCTGGGCCACAGCGGCGACTTCCTGGGCCGGTTCGTGGAGGCGCTGCACTACTATTCGGCGCTGTTCGACGCGCtgggcgacggcgccggcgcagccgaggaggaggccgccgagcGCCACGCCGTGGAGCGGCAGCTCCTGGGCGCGGAGATACGGAACATCGTGGCCGTGGGGGGACCCAAGCGGACAGGGGAGGTGCGCGTGGAGCGGTGGAGCGACGAGCTGCGGCGCGCCGGGTTCCGGCCGGTGTCCCTGGCCGGGAGCCCCGCCACGCAGGCCAGGCTGCTCCTCGGCATGTACCCGTGGAAGGGGTACACGCTGGTGGAGGAGGACGCATGCCTCAAGCTCGGCTGGAAGGACCTCTCCCTGCTCACCGCGTCGGCATGGGAGCCGGCGGACGACGAcacagtcgccgccgcccccacgcCCCGCCACGGAAGCCAGGAGACGTGA
- the LOC111256312 gene encoding uncharacterized protein LOC111256312, translating into MALLSRRRRRWPPPRRSSTRCCSRLQSPCLSSTTTASPPNPPPPPLLHWKRKVPCSRSPIRAPTKPSSTVHSPLFFRPKTRTGSSRSSASARGSSSSKAARVRRTRSSRSRRVCATSSTGADGEHWVDEVLRRRFLRLVRWNEKRRRVDQPVLRNNLIVRMRCSTFACQLISWLNYQTASSLEEKFAPHLLHFLTKQ; encoded by the exons ATGGCtctcctctcccgccgccggcggcgatggccgcCTCCTCGTCGCTCATCAACTCGTTGTTGCTCAAGGCTGCAGTCGCCATGTCTCTCATCCACTACAACCGCCTCCCCACCAaacccgcccccgccgcctctcctccatTGGAAGCGGAAGGTCCCATGCTCCCGTTCCCCAATCCGCGCCCCAACCAAGCCCAGCTCCACCGTTCACTCACCTCTCTTCTTCCGACCCAAGACAAGGACTGGAAGCTCGAGATCCTCCGCCTCTGCGAGGGGCTCAAGCTCATCCAAG GCGGCGCGCGTGCGGAGGACGCGGAGCAGCCGGTCGCGTCGTGTCTGTGCCACTTCTTCGACGGGTGCTGATGGCGAGCATTGGGTCGACGAGGTGCTCAGGAGGAGGTTCCTCAGGCTGG TGCGGTGGAATGAGAAGCGACGGCGTGTCGATCAACCTGTTCTCAGGAATAACTTGATTG TGAGGATGAGATGCAGCACCTTTGCTTGTCAGCTGATTTCCTGGTTGAACTATCAGACGGCATCTTCGCTGGA AGAAAAGTTTGCTCCTCATTTGCTACATTTTCTCACCAAGCAGTAG